The following proteins are encoded in a genomic region of Leptospira yasudae:
- a CDS encoding D-Ala-D-Ala carboxypeptidase family metallohydrolase has translation MNLSKNFTLEQLTITETGLKNSPDENAIGNLKVLCETILEPLYENVKLPISISSGYRSPEINRKIKGSPTSQHTKGQAVDFGIKGMSKSEICKKIVDLDLPFHQLINEGTTSGATWVHVSIAPKGVKPKKEFLNAFGVSGKMKYQRVSIG, from the coding sequence ATGAATCTTTCCAAAAATTTTACATTAGAACAACTCACTATCACGGAAACCGGATTAAAGAATTCGCCGGATGAAAACGCAATCGGGAACCTAAAAGTTCTCTGCGAAACGATTCTGGAACCTCTTTACGAAAACGTAAAACTTCCAATCAGCATTTCCTCGGGATACCGTTCCCCGGAGATCAATCGTAAAATCAAAGGTTCCCCAACGAGCCAACACACAAAAGGACAGGCGGTAGACTTTGGAATCAAAGGAATGAGCAAGTCTGAAATCTGCAAGAAGATCGTTGATTTGGATCTTCCGTTTCATCAGTTGATAAACGAAGGAACCACTTCGGGCGCGACCTGGGTTCACGTCTCGATCGCTCCCAAAGGAGTTAAACCAAAGAAAGAATTTCTAAATGCGTTCGGTGTTTCCGGAAAGATGAAATACCAAAGGGTTTCAATAGGATAA
- a CDS encoding M15 family metallopeptidase — MAVVNSLEKVDPRLVSFFRDLKKNLPSVYVYESRRSVARQAKLYAACRAGTGSCPAAPPGSSAHQYGRALDINGFSAERDRKRIEAVLVNHPEIEWGLTWKASDPPHFQIRNWSKGLSLKEKIIDGGYWVWLVIAVLILIYLNR, encoded by the coding sequence ATGGCCGTCGTAAACTCTTTAGAAAAGGTCGATCCGAGACTTGTATCTTTCTTTCGGGATCTAAAAAAGAATCTTCCTTCCGTTTATGTTTACGAGTCTCGTCGTTCGGTCGCAAGACAAGCGAAACTTTACGCGGCTTGCAGAGCCGGAACCGGATCTTGTCCGGCGGCTCCTCCGGGTTCTTCCGCTCATCAATACGGGCGCGCGCTTGATATAAACGGATTCAGTGCAGAAAGGGACCGGAAACGGATCGAAGCGGTACTAGTAAATCACCCGGAAATTGAATGGGGACTTACCTGGAAGGCTTCCGATCCTCCGCACTTTCAAATCAGAAATTGGAGTAAAGGACTTTCTCTCAAAGAAAAAATCATCGATGGGGGTTATTGGGTATGGCTTGTAATTGCAGTTCTCATTCTAATTTATCTGAATCGTTAA
- a CDS encoding DUF1564 domain-containing protein translates to MGNIILAETQKVRKRWIVDGESSVETFLIPERYWTGLNEKDRKNLPKRIPTLIRRYAKYIVAMPRLNSKPGKTMYQKDQGPLIRMNIRMGTGIVSILASFAASHGVSRCFLVNYLLWLDEIGVGNSIVETVSVGTPTFHDVYRNILTLDFNSNTITREFQFEPNPIYAQDLDYRNYFSRKIFEDN, encoded by the coding sequence ATGGGAAATATCATCTTGGCTGAAACTCAAAAAGTTCGAAAACGTTGGATCGTCGACGGAGAATCAAGCGTGGAAACGTTTTTGATTCCCGAACGTTATTGGACTGGATTGAATGAGAAAGATCGGAAGAATTTGCCGAAACGGATTCCGACGCTGATCCGCAGATATGCAAAGTATATCGTTGCGATGCCGCGTTTGAATTCTAAGCCGGGAAAGACGATGTATCAGAAAGATCAAGGTCCTTTGATTCGGATGAATATTAGAATGGGAACGGGAATTGTTTCCATTCTCGCTTCGTTTGCGGCGTCTCACGGAGTGTCCCGCTGTTTTTTAGTGAATTATCTGCTTTGGTTGGATGAGATCGGAGTCGGGAATTCTATTGTGGAAACAGTTTCTGTGGGAACTCCCACCTTTCACGATGTTTACAGGAATATTTTGACCCTCGATTTCAACTCCAACACGATTACTCGCGAATTTCAATTCGAACCAAACCCGATTTACGCACAGGATTTGGACTATCGGAATTATTTTTCTCGAAAAATCTTCGAAGATAACTAA
- a CDS encoding TIGR04454 family lipoprotein, giving the protein MKKVLMISLSALAVLSLTVMCGGPKHSAEECAPIVEEMLTNLTAGQKADDTANIATMKATLVPVLQKECMSGKFDLTCLKSAKSIPAIQACKK; this is encoded by the coding sequence ATGAAAAAAGTTCTCATGATTTCCCTAAGCGCTCTTGCAGTTCTTTCATTAACTGTAATGTGCGGCGGACCAAAACATTCAGCGGAAGAATGCGCTCCTATCGTTGAAGAAATGTTAACCAATCTGACTGCTGGACAAAAAGCGGACGATACTGCAAACATCGCTACTATGAAAGCGACTTTGGTTCCTGTATTACAAAAAGAATGTATGTCCGGAAAATTCGACCTCACTTGTCTTAAGTCTGCAAAAAGCATTCCTGCAATCCAGGCTTGTAAGAAATAA
- a CDS encoding FecR family protein, whose protein sequence is MIRKVFFFLSILFLVPQVLSADEEVAIALFVTGKVQYSQSGKTEALKKNTVLTKTAKVETGDGKADLQLGANAVIRLAPFTKIEIAELLSDNSKNTAKVTLVSGKLFANVQKSNKKEDLQVSSTSYTAGVRGTQFVISEEKNKAPRNEDSDIPDGVFVNEGEVAVNSSSGGELDLKTGEQASWNGKELLLEPLKEFMKEKMKIIQNFKAIKAENYQMLKDQKLKNKELLENFPKS, encoded by the coding sequence ATGATTCGTAAGGTTTTCTTTTTTCTTTCTATCCTTTTCCTTGTCCCTCAAGTCCTATCGGCCGACGAAGAAGTTGCGATCGCTTTATTCGTCACGGGAAAAGTTCAGTATTCTCAAAGCGGTAAAACGGAAGCGCTGAAAAAGAACACGGTTCTTACCAAAACCGCAAAGGTCGAAACAGGAGACGGAAAGGCCGATCTTCAGTTAGGCGCGAACGCCGTGATCCGTTTGGCGCCGTTTACGAAAATCGAAATCGCGGAACTCTTGTCCGATAACTCTAAAAACACGGCCAAAGTGACTTTGGTTTCCGGAAAACTTTTCGCCAACGTTCAAAAATCGAATAAGAAGGAAGATCTTCAGGTTAGCTCCACATCCTATACCGCAGGCGTTCGAGGAACTCAGTTCGTCATCAGCGAAGAGAAGAACAAGGCTCCCCGCAACGAAGATTCGGACATACCCGACGGAGTTTTCGTGAATGAAGGTGAAGTTGCCGTCAATTCTTCCTCGGGTGGGGAATTGGATTTGAAAACGGGAGAACAAGCCTCTTGGAACGGCAAGGAGCTTCTTCTCGAACCCTTAAAGGAATTCATGAAGGAAAAGATGAAGATCATCCAAAACTTCAAAGCGATCAAGGCCGAGAATTATCAGATGCTCAAGGATCAAAAACTCAAAAACAAAGAGCTTCTGGAGAATTTTCCAAAATCGTAA
- a CDS encoding HAMP domain-containing protein, with product MTQNDPGKKRIFSNYIIDRDFQLKFLLNYSLLIVFGLLLTVGFLYWLNYTKFDKGVVFRLRNDPVKVYQKGFEDQNGVEKEKFVEREIFLPDYDHRLDMFTIQVNGILLLSGLFLGMTAIFTVIYSHKMAGPVYNIKNHLKKMAAGEEPVKKIKIRKGDEFQELADLLNQVIERRINNGKG from the coding sequence ATGACACAGAACGACCCCGGTAAAAAAAGAATTTTCAGCAATTACATTATCGACCGGGACTTCCAACTCAAGTTTTTATTGAATTATTCTCTGCTGATCGTTTTCGGCTTACTCTTAACCGTGGGATTTCTCTATTGGCTGAACTACACGAAGTTCGATAAGGGAGTCGTTTTCCGTTTGAGAAACGATCCGGTCAAGGTGTATCAAAAGGGATTCGAAGATCAGAACGGAGTGGAAAAGGAAAAGTTCGTGGAACGCGAAATCTTTCTGCCGGATTACGATCACAGACTGGACATGTTTACGATTCAGGTGAACGGAATTCTTCTTTTATCCGGTTTGTTTCTCGGAATGACCGCGATCTTTACGGTGATCTATTCTCACAAAATGGCCGGACCGGTTTACAATATCAAAAACCATCTCAAAAAAATGGCGGCGGGCGAAGAACCCGTTAAGAAGATCAAGATCCGCAAAGGCGACGAGTTTCAAGAACTCGCCGATCTTCTCAATCAAGTCATCGAAAGAAGAATCAACAACGGCAAAGGCTGA
- a CDS encoding haloalkane dehalogenase, whose translation MQILRTPDSAFENLPGYNFKPNYVEVQNLRMHYVEEGNSKGEIVLLLHGEPSWSYLYRKMIPPLAAAGYRVIAPDLIGFGKSDKPDDPNFFTYQTHMDWLKEFVEKLDLKKITLFCQDWGGLLGLRLAAENQDRFSRIVAANTFLPTGDIPPKEDFLKWRHFSQNVKRLAIGTIVKNGCASELTKEIVAAYDAPYPDETYKAAARKFPALVPITPDDPASAANRKAWEILKTWRKPFLTAFSDSDPITKGGDIFFRRLIPGAKGQKHVTIANGGHFLQEDKGEELAEVVKTFISANP comes from the coding sequence ATGCAAATTCTAAGAACACCGGATTCCGCTTTTGAAAATCTGCCCGGATACAATTTCAAACCCAACTATGTGGAAGTGCAAAATCTGAGAATGCATTATGTTGAAGAAGGAAACAGCAAAGGCGAAATCGTTCTTCTCCTCCACGGAGAACCGTCCTGGTCCTATCTCTATCGAAAGATGATTCCCCCGCTTGCAGCCGCGGGTTACCGAGTGATCGCTCCCGATCTCATCGGTTTCGGAAAATCCGACAAACCCGACGATCCGAATTTTTTCACCTACCAAACGCATATGGATTGGTTAAAGGAATTCGTGGAAAAACTGGATCTGAAAAAGATCACTCTGTTCTGTCAAGATTGGGGCGGACTTTTGGGACTTCGACTCGCGGCGGAAAATCAGGACCGCTTTTCCAGAATCGTGGCGGCCAACACGTTTTTACCGACGGGCGATATTCCACCCAAAGAGGACTTCTTAAAGTGGAGACACTTTTCGCAGAACGTGAAACGACTGGCCATCGGAACGATCGTAAAAAACGGTTGCGCCTCCGAACTCACGAAAGAAATCGTAGCGGCTTACGACGCTCCCTATCCCGACGAAACCTACAAGGCGGCTGCGCGGAAGTTTCCCGCGTTGGTTCCGATCACGCCGGACGATCCCGCATCTGCAGCGAATCGAAAGGCTTGGGAGATTCTAAAAACTTGGAGGAAACCCTTTCTCACCGCGTTCAGCGACAGCGATCCGATCACAAAGGGAGGCGATATCTTTTTTAGAAGGTTGATTCCCGGTGCGAAAGGACAAAAACACGTCACGATCGCCAACGGAGGACATTTTTTACAGGAGGACAAAGGGGAAGAATTGGCCGAAGTCGTAAAAACCTTTATCTCGGCCAATCCTTAA
- a CDS encoding DUF547 domain-containing protein encodes MSTTTTIVLILLVWIGSGFTGRAGLSAFDHKHGSFNAELKKYVKEGSVDYASWKNNRAALDSYLQTLSSVSETEYSSFSQAEKLSFLINAYNAFTIRLILDHYPLKSIKELGGLLTGPWKMEFFSLLGSKKNLDWIEHQKLRKEFQEPRIHFAINCASKGCPPLFEEAFQPSKLESQLSNAAKRFLSNPNYNRYNATKNVLYLSKIFQWFQEDFTRKSGNLVNFFNSNSGLAPIPANSEIEYLDYDWNLNQKK; translated from the coding sequence TTGTCTACAACGACCACGATCGTTTTGATCCTTCTCGTTTGGATCGGTTCGGGCTTTACCGGCCGCGCAGGCCTGTCGGCCTTTGATCATAAACACGGTTCTTTTAACGCCGAACTCAAAAAGTATGTCAAAGAAGGTTCCGTCGATTATGCATCTTGGAAAAACAACCGCGCGGCTCTGGATTCTTACCTGCAAACGTTGAGTTCCGTTTCGGAAACCGAATATTCTTCCTTTAGCCAAGCGGAAAAACTGAGCTTTCTGATCAACGCGTACAACGCGTTCACGATCCGGCTGATCCTGGATCATTATCCTCTGAAAAGCATCAAGGAACTCGGAGGACTTTTGACGGGACCGTGGAAAATGGAATTCTTCTCTTTGTTAGGATCTAAAAAGAATTTGGATTGGATCGAACATCAAAAACTCAGAAAGGAGTTTCAAGAACCGAGAATTCATTTCGCGATCAACTGCGCTTCCAAAGGATGTCCGCCGCTTTTCGAAGAGGCATTTCAACCTTCTAAGCTGGAAAGCCAACTTTCAAACGCGGCAAAACGATTTCTTTCGAACCCAAACTACAATCGATACAATGCGACAAAAAACGTACTGTATCTTTCGAAAATCTTTCAGTGGTTCCAGGAGGATTTTACGCGCAAATCCGGAAATCTCGTGAACTTCTTCAATTCCAATTCGGGACTTGCCCCGATTCCGGCCAATTCGGAAATCGAATATTTGGATTACGATTGGAATTTGAACCAAAAGAAATAA
- a CDS encoding FecR family protein, whose product MEESGMEREEKIKEILLDGKRNDLSPSVEWLAKGLSNSWVEYSPQGRDFESLYARALSEKSDDSFLDRSNAGNEITATRKNNVLSFPDFAKNKLVIGLSAAAIFLFAVTLGYYSILKDKSPVGSEKGGVEISQVEGEAYLTSSDPKDKILLKPGVRIQEGQRVVTAPGAILNLKVSDGIAVRILPDSEVSFRLIDLSTHYKIGIDLEKGELLAHIHKNLKKEEFIVRSENVSAEVRGTSFSFQNVPGEGTRVRVLEGRVAISAREESKNTAPEGEQVLEPNQGIFVNQKGFVRSRLNDAEKERLGTEFEKLPIDAIPRDKNRAYASKQELLTEFQRMERIVLVDGKSIEGVIVDMDENAMYVQTLEKEITIERASVSEVIQLH is encoded by the coding sequence ATGGAAGAATCGGGAATGGAAAGGGAAGAGAAGATTAAAGAAATTCTGCTCGATGGGAAGCGGAACGATTTGAGTCCTTCTGTGGAATGGCTGGCCAAAGGCTTAAGCAATTCCTGGGTTGAATATTCGCCCCAAGGAAGAGACTTCGAGTCCCTCTATGCCCGCGCACTTTCCGAAAAATCCGATGATTCTTTCTTGGATCGCTCGAATGCGGGGAACGAAATTACGGCGACCCGCAAAAACAACGTTCTATCTTTTCCCGATTTCGCAAAGAATAAGCTCGTAATTGGGCTTTCCGCCGCGGCGATCTTTTTGTTCGCGGTTACATTAGGATATTATTCTATTCTAAAAGATAAGTCTCCCGTCGGTTCCGAAAAAGGCGGTGTGGAAATTTCCCAGGTGGAAGGGGAAGCGTATTTGACTTCTTCCGATCCGAAGGATAAAATTCTTTTGAAACCCGGTGTTCGAATTCAGGAAGGACAAAGGGTCGTTACCGCTCCCGGTGCGATTCTGAATCTGAAAGTTTCCGATGGAATCGCGGTGAGAATTCTGCCCGACTCGGAAGTTTCGTTCCGTTTGATCGATCTTTCCACACATTATAAGATAGGAATCGATCTGGAAAAAGGCGAACTGCTCGCACACATTCATAAGAATCTTAAAAAAGAGGAATTCATCGTTCGTTCCGAGAACGTAAGCGCCGAAGTCCGGGGAACCAGCTTCAGCTTTCAAAACGTTCCGGGAGAAGGGACTCGGGTTCGGGTTCTCGAAGGGCGCGTAGCGATCAGCGCTCGAGAAGAATCCAAGAATACCGCGCCGGAAGGCGAACAGGTTCTTGAACCGAATCAGGGAATTTTCGTAAATCAAAAAGGTTTTGTTCGTAGCCGTTTGAACGACGCGGAAAAGGAACGTCTCGGAACGGAGTTCGAAAAACTTCCCATCGATGCGATTCCTCGCGATAAAAACCGGGCGTACGCGAGCAAACAAGAACTCCTAACGGAGTTTCAAAGAATGGAACGTATCGTTTTGGTCGATGGGAAATCGATCGAAGGCGTGATCGTCGACATGGATGAGAACGCGATGTATGTTCAGACTTTGGAAAAAGAAATCACGATCGAGAGGGCGTCCGTCTCCGAAGTGATTCAACTCCACTAA
- a CDS encoding replication initiation factor domain-containing protein, which translates to MDFIPDYLKQPFIDWLSFTVEYTDEAWSWLESVFGSIEIEEKGYNTGHTHTFRTRGDVFGAFSPNRKSQKIYVSLSAKALFNFGSTTENLSELIQGAIKHKGRFTRIDLAQDDFDGRLDLPLILEKLDRKEVLTRFRGFSEFEAVGDKIKTGSLFTDPKLGKLGYTIYIGAMRKSSVFVRIYDKKLQVGPECAYPIWNRLEFQLTGDASDQYCNPTWNVDPETGEILERTVKIKDPRRATFENRSFARTAFYYLKFLEPTYTQRVNDLGHYYLRLRRKEHWGVCKWWTEFLRESQGEKIGLPKYETGLEDIDHWLKNQVSGAVFLMSDLHGDEYFQDLKLEGKEKFERNKKYQRLKEDFAEKKSKKIIKEVIDEIPF; encoded by the coding sequence ATGGATTTCATACCCGACTATCTTAAACAACCCTTCATTGACTGGCTTTCTTTCACGGTGGAATATACGGATGAGGCTTGGTCTTGGTTAGAAAGCGTATTTGGAAGCATCGAGATTGAAGAAAAGGGATACAATACGGGTCACACGCATACTTTCCGGACTCGTGGAGACGTTTTCGGCGCTTTCTCGCCGAATCGTAAGAGTCAGAAAATTTACGTTTCGCTTTCCGCGAAGGCTCTTTTTAATTTTGGATCCACAACAGAGAACCTTTCCGAACTGATTCAAGGGGCGATCAAACATAAAGGGCGGTTTACTCGAATCGATTTGGCACAAGACGATTTTGACGGACGCCTGGACCTACCTTTGATCCTTGAAAAACTGGATCGGAAAGAAGTTTTAACACGGTTCCGGGGTTTTAGTGAATTCGAAGCGGTTGGCGACAAGATAAAAACCGGTTCTCTATTTACGGACCCTAAACTCGGGAAATTAGGTTATACAATTTATATCGGCGCAATGCGGAAAAGCAGCGTCTTCGTACGGATCTATGACAAGAAACTTCAAGTCGGTCCGGAGTGTGCTTATCCAATTTGGAATCGATTAGAATTCCAGCTCACGGGTGACGCCTCTGATCAGTATTGCAATCCTACTTGGAACGTCGATCCAGAGACAGGGGAAATTTTAGAAAGAACGGTAAAGATCAAAGATCCCAGACGTGCTACTTTTGAAAATCGATCGTTTGCAAGAACCGCGTTCTACTATCTAAAATTTTTGGAACCGACTTATACTCAGAGAGTAAACGACCTCGGTCATTATTATTTAAGACTCAGGAGAAAAGAACACTGGGGAGTTTGCAAGTGGTGGACTGAATTTCTTCGAGAAAGCCAAGGTGAAAAGATCGGATTGCCGAAATACGAAACTGGACTCGAAGACATTGACCATTGGTTAAAAAATCAAGTTTCGGGTGCGGTCTTTTTAATGTCCGATCTTCATGGAGACGAATACTTTCAGGATTTGAAACTCGAAGGAAAAGAAAAATTTGAGAGAAACAAAAAATACCAACGACTGAAAGAAGATTTCGCAGAGAAAAAATCGAAAAAAATAATCAAAGAGGTTATCGACGAAATTCCTTTTTAG
- a CDS encoding type II toxin-antitoxin system RelE family toxin, whose amino-acid sequence MVLSTHSFSIANENIIDKETKNFPKPDKEMVDVAIKDLKKNGLNNLNITPTTGKFKGAYRYKLKKDYRIIFYIDEIKKEITIERIGQREGVYKNR is encoded by the coding sequence ATTGTTCTGTCTACACATTCCTTTTCAATAGCCAACGAAAATATTATAGATAAGGAAACAAAGAACTTTCCGAAGCCAGATAAAGAAATGGTAGATGTTGCCATTAAAGATTTGAAGAAAAATGGTTTAAACAATCTTAATATAACGCCAACTACCGGAAAATTCAAGGGCGCATATCGGTATAAATTAAAAAAAGATTATAGAATAATCTTTTACATCGACGAGATTAAAAAAGAAATCACTATTGAACGAATTGGTCAACGAGAAGGTGTTTACAAAAATCGTTAA
- a CDS encoding DUF736 family protein — MSKTLGFMEEKADKSGKKFFNLEINLPFSPKMEFYVVENSKKNAPEAKDSAPDFLVYYAKNQAGAAWKKISKSGSKEYLSCEIVAPLSPQGKLNFALFPDNETQGRYNVSYSEPSEKKPSEENLSDGVPF; from the coding sequence ATGTCTAAGACTCTCGGTTTCATGGAAGAAAAGGCGGATAAGAGCGGAAAGAAGTTTTTCAACTTAGAAATAAACCTTCCGTTTTCTCCAAAGATGGAATTCTACGTTGTAGAGAATTCGAAAAAGAACGCACCGGAAGCCAAGGACTCCGCGCCTGATTTCTTAGTTTACTACGCGAAGAATCAAGCGGGAGCCGCATGGAAAAAGATTTCTAAGAGTGGATCTAAAGAATACCTTTCTTGCGAGATTGTGGCCCCCTTGAGTCCACAAGGCAAGCTGAATTTTGCTCTTTTTCCAGACAACGAAACGCAAGGACGATACAACGTTTCGTATTCGGAACCATCCGAGAAAAAACCTTCAGAAGAGAATCTTTCCGACGGTGTTCCGTTCTGA
- a CDS encoding RNA polymerase sigma factor, with product MDALYREYSGKIFDFLYKYSSGNPEVAMDLMQDTFLNFFRKYADTDIDREQAIRLLYTIARNRSINHSRKFSTVKESGNPEMQDFQEKKLSFVRKTELKDLEERLLVCLDELEEDEKYALILRFMEDYNLTTIAEIMDISVSTASRLIVKATAKVTEIAEKKNLKP from the coding sequence ATGGATGCTCTCTATCGAGAGTACAGTGGAAAGATCTTTGATTTCCTCTATAAATACAGCTCCGGGAATCCTGAAGTCGCGATGGACCTCATGCAGGACACTTTCCTGAATTTTTTTAGGAAGTATGCGGACACGGATATAGATCGGGAACAGGCGATCCGTTTACTTTACACGATCGCCAGAAATCGGTCCATCAATCACTCTCGGAAATTTTCCACGGTAAAGGAAAGTGGAAATCCGGAGATGCAGGACTTTCAGGAGAAAAAGCTTTCTTTCGTCAGAAAGACAGAACTCAAGGATTTGGAAGAACGTCTTCTCGTCTGCTTGGATGAACTGGAAGAGGACGAGAAGTATGCTTTGATTCTTCGGTTTATGGAAGATTACAATCTGACGACCATTGCGGAAATTATGGATATTTCGGTTTCGACCGCTTCTCGTTTGATCGTAAAGGCGACTGCGAAGGTGACCGAAATCGCGGAAAAGAAGAATTTGAAACCCTGA